CATGAGGAGATAATAAGTCGGCCTGTCGGAAGTCAGTGTACCGCAGAATGAAAGCGTGTCATTCTGCCAAAGTGCAATGTTCGCTCCTTGAGGTCATCGTTTTTTGTGATACTCTGCAATTGTGCATCCGCGAAATAAGGTGCGTGCCCACAAGGGTACACCCCTAGCTCATTGCCAGTGCCCAGAAActtgaagaaagagaatggTGCAGGGATCCATGAACACCAGCGTTCCGCACTTGCACATTGTCAGTCTTATACTTCCAGTCCCACGCGACCTCGGAAACAGCCAGATACCGACACTGTGAGTAGGAAGGAGAGTCTGAACCAAGACCATGGGACGAGCAAGCATTGCGGCTTTCTTCTGGTTGTTTGCGACTACGGCGATTGTCACATTGGTGACTGGATATACTCCACGAATCCTGGGATGGCCGTTGGGGCTCTGGATGTAAGCAAAGTGGTGCGAAGACAGATGTAGGAACTGACAGTGGACAGCGATCTCACCGTGGCTCGTGTAATACTGAGCCCACTATACTGGTACGTCTGGCCAGTCCTTCGCCCGAAGATAGAAGCCGCTCGTCGACGTTCGAAAGAGTCCAGAAAGGCGCAGGGAGCAGGGCTGGGTTACTCGAAGAGCGAGAGCAAAGTCGGCAGAGCGGGCAACAGTCAAGCCACGGGAGAAATGAACGAGAATGGACCCGCGTCAGTGTCGCAAGTTGAGTGCCACACATGACGCCGGAGTAGGCTCTCGCGTGGAGCTTCGATACATGATGTCGGCTCTCTCATAGCGTAAGGTCGAGAGTCTGGCCATTCGAAGAACAGTGTGCGAacgcggcgaggaggagggtcTCAGAATAGTTCAGGCTTTGACAAATCCAGAGGGCATTTTCGAGGGAAAACGCATACAGCCTCAGAGCACGGCAATGATCTTTCCTTCTGTGCTACCGTGCCAGCTTCGTAGCATTCGAACGGACAATGGAATTGTGTGCCTCGGAAAAACAAGTTTTGGCAGTTGGACATCATAGTCGTTACCGGCGATGCAGGATATGGAGTGACGAAGTGTCAGAAGATCATTGATGAAGGTCAGCGCGATGGCAGGAGGCAGTTCTCGGCTGAAGTTCGGACTCTTGGCGTCGGCGCTAGTGCGGCAAGCTATTCTCTTTGGCAACTTCTCACGCAACTTTCTTCCTCACGCACAACCGGAGGTAGTGTTGTCACACCACCGCAATCATGGCAACAGCGCTGCAACAGCCTGTCAAGGCCTCGTCAGGTCCAGAGGATGACCTGACAGACGAGCAGATTGAGCAAGAGCTTGCAGCCGCCACAGCCCGACTGCAAGCACAGGCGAAAGACATGCAGCTAATTCAGCAGAACGAGTCCAAAGGCATCACCTTTCCGAAGCTCGAAACTGGAGATCTTCCGAAGCCTTACGTCTCCACGAACCGCCATGTCGCGACGATCGACTCTTTGCGTCTCGTCGAGGAGAAGTATCGCAGCCAACAGATTCGCAAAGTCGAGGATCCAGTTGTCGCAAAAAAGACTGCAGAAGAGGTACGTTCCCAGGCACTTTTCGCACACTACCTTGGCTATGAGGAAAATATTCCCAATCTTTTCTCCTTGAGCAGAGTTCGGGCACCGTCTTGGTTGCCTTTCTGCACCACTGAGAGTTTTATAATCATAGTTACTCTGAGCCAAcatccatctccatcgctgTTCGATCGCTCTTGATGCAGTGCAACCACTGACAGGATGCAGAAAAAGAAAGCCACTGCTGGAAGCAACTGGTACAACCTGCCGAAGACCGAGCTTACGCCCGAACTCAAACGCGACCTTCAGCTTATCAAAATGCGAAATGTGCTTGATCCGCATCGTCATTACAAGAAAGAGAATGGCAAGATGAAGGCACCAGAGTACAGTCAGGTTGGTACCATCAAAGAGGGTGCGACAGAGTTCTTCAGTGGCCGCAT
This genomic interval from Cercospora beticola chromosome 7, complete sequence contains the following:
- a CDS encoding uncharacterized protein (BUSCO:EOG092643NE), producing MATALQQPVKASSGPEDDLTDEQIEQELAAATARLQAQAKDMQLIQQNESKGITFPKLETGDLPKPYVSTNRHVATIDSLRLVEEKYRSQQIRKVEDPVVAKKTAEEKKKATAGSNWYNLPKTELTPELKRDLQLIKMRNVLDPHRHYKKENGKMKAPEYSQVGTIKEGATEFFSGRIENKKRKRTFAEEVLAGEHETGRFKNKYGQIQDKKTNGKKAFYKALKEKRKAGVKKGSG